Proteins found in one candidate division TA06 bacterium genomic segment:
- a CDS encoding type I restriction endonuclease subunit R, with translation MPSQHTEEAFETAIENHLIAAGGYEPGDRDAFDRDRGIDPGVFLAFVRETQPKEWEYLENLQKDKAGETLLDDLCRALGSEHEGCLSALRHGFKCFGKLFRAAYFAPASGLNPDTQRLYSANHLTITRQLRYSDRHSNTIDVVLSLNGIPVATAELKNPMTGQTCRDAVAQYKNDRDLVDLIFQFKKRAIVHFAVDTDEAYMTTRLLGRNTRFLPFNKGCGTGAGNPDNPGGYKTAYLWEEILERYSFLDILARFIHLQVEERKLRGKPVKREKMVFPRYHQLDCVRKLVADARGKGTGTNYLVQHSAGSGKSNSIAWLAHRLVTLYDDKDEKIFDSIVVVTDRVVLDQQLQNTIYQFEHKQGVVQKIDIDSTQLAQALATGVPIVITTLQKFPFVTEKIGDLPKQKYAVIVDEAHSSQGGELSTELKAVLAGAVIGEKAEKYVAAESLPDYEEEILRTMVKRGRQPNISFFAFTATPKYRTLEVFGRPDSDGKPLPFHLYSMRQAIEENFILDVLKHYTTYKTYYRLIKSIEDDPKVNKRKAARALARFLSLHPHNIGQKTEVMVEHFHHFTMHRIGGKAKAMVVTSSRLHAVRYRQAFDKYIAEKGYNGIKTLVAFSGRVVDPDIPGVEYTEVSLNEGIREKELPEKFATDEYQVLVVAEKYQTGFDQPLLHTMYVDKRLAGIQAVQTLSRLNRTHPGKEDTFVLDFVNEPDEILTAFQPYYEQALVGERVEAQQLYELQAKLDAQQVYHKSEVEEFARVFYKPRKDQTAGDHARMNACLDPAVNRYSKLEEEIQEEFRKTLVAYRNLYAFLAQVIPFQDSDLEKLYSYIRFLLTKLPKRRGPVYSFDDEVALKYYRLQKISEGLIDLKPGKIETVSGPTSVGTGAPHDVQIELSRLIDILNERFGTEFKPADQLFIDSIREDAAANTNLRQAALANTMENFGYVFLEALEGLFIDRMEQNEEITSKYMNEEEFRDIVSKWLLKQVYEQVRSDEAQTADSSESAGASF, from the coding sequence ATGCCCTCGCAACACACAGAGGAGGCCTTCGAAACTGCCATCGAGAATCACTTGATCGCGGCTGGCGGTTACGAGCCCGGCGACAGGGATGCCTTTGATCGCGACCGAGGCATCGATCCGGGAGTCTTTCTTGCTTTTGTCCGGGAGACCCAACCCAAGGAGTGGGAGTATTTGGAGAACCTGCAGAAAGACAAGGCCGGGGAGACCTTGCTTGACGACCTGTGCCGTGCACTAGGCTCCGAGCACGAGGGATGTCTTTCCGCCCTGCGCCATGGATTCAAGTGCTTCGGAAAGCTCTTTCGTGCAGCCTATTTCGCCCCGGCGAGCGGCCTCAACCCGGACACGCAGAGACTCTACTCTGCAAACCACCTCACGATTACGCGCCAGCTCCGCTACTCGGACAGACACAGCAACACTATTGACGTGGTCCTGAGCCTGAACGGTATCCCGGTTGCTACAGCTGAGCTCAAGAATCCCATGACAGGCCAGACGTGTCGTGACGCCGTCGCACAATACAAGAATGACCGCGATCTTGTCGACCTCATCTTCCAGTTTAAGAAACGTGCAATCGTGCACTTTGCCGTGGATACGGACGAAGCGTACATGACAACGCGTCTTCTAGGCCGGAACACACGCTTCCTTCCTTTCAACAAGGGCTGCGGCACCGGCGCTGGTAACCCAGACAACCCCGGTGGCTACAAGACCGCCTACCTGTGGGAGGAGATTCTGGAGCGGTACAGCTTCTTGGACATCCTGGCGCGGTTCATTCACCTCCAGGTGGAAGAGAGAAAGCTCAGGGGGAAGCCCGTCAAGCGTGAGAAGATGGTCTTCCCGCGCTACCACCAGCTTGACTGTGTACGGAAGCTCGTCGCCGATGCACGGGGGAAGGGTACGGGCACAAACTACCTCGTCCAGCACTCCGCCGGAAGCGGCAAGAGCAATTCTATCGCCTGGCTCGCGCATCGGCTAGTCACTCTCTACGACGACAAGGACGAGAAGATTTTTGACTCGATTGTCGTCGTGACCGACCGAGTCGTGCTCGACCAGCAGCTTCAGAACACGATCTACCAGTTCGAGCATAAGCAAGGCGTGGTGCAAAAGATTGACATTGATTCTACGCAACTTGCCCAAGCACTCGCCACCGGCGTGCCTATCGTAATCACCACACTCCAGAAGTTCCCCTTTGTGACAGAGAAAATCGGTGATCTGCCCAAGCAAAAGTACGCCGTCATCGTTGATGAGGCCCACAGCTCACAGGGCGGCGAGTTGTCTACAGAACTCAAGGCAGTTTTGGCAGGAGCGGTCATTGGTGAAAAGGCTGAGAAGTATGTAGCTGCAGAGAGTCTGCCGGACTACGAAGAAGAGATCCTCCGCACCATGGTCAAGCGCGGACGCCAGCCCAATATCTCCTTTTTCGCATTCACGGCCACGCCGAAGTACAGGACTCTGGAGGTTTTTGGCCGGCCAGACTCAGATGGCAAGCCACTTCCTTTCCACCTCTACAGCATGCGCCAAGCGATTGAGGAGAACTTTATTCTTGACGTGCTTAAGCATTATACAACCTACAAGACTTACTATCGACTCATCAAATCTATTGAGGATGATCCGAAGGTGAACAAGCGCAAGGCTGCACGGGCCCTGGCACGCTTCTTGAGCCTACATCCACACAATATCGGCCAGAAGACCGAAGTCATGGTGGAGCATTTCCACCATTTCACTATGCACAGAATCGGAGGTAAGGCTAAGGCGATGGTGGTTACGTCGAGCCGGCTTCACGCCGTGCGCTATAGGCAGGCGTTCGACAAGTACATCGCCGAGAAAGGCTATAACGGTATCAAGACGCTCGTCGCATTTTCTGGCAGGGTGGTCGATCCGGACATCCCGGGTGTTGAATACACGGAAGTCAGCCTGAACGAGGGCATTCGGGAGAAGGAGTTGCCTGAGAAGTTCGCGACAGATGAATACCAAGTTCTAGTTGTCGCCGAGAAATACCAGACGGGTTTCGACCAGCCACTGCTGCACACCATGTACGTGGACAAACGGCTGGCAGGGATTCAGGCTGTTCAGACCCTCTCTCGCCTGAACCGAACACATCCCGGCAAGGAGGACACATTTGTGCTGGATTTCGTGAACGAGCCGGATGAAATACTGACTGCGTTCCAGCCTTACTACGAGCAGGCGCTCGTCGGCGAGCGCGTGGAGGCACAGCAATTGTATGAGCTCCAAGCCAAGCTGGACGCTCAGCAGGTGTACCACAAGTCCGAAGTCGAAGAGTTCGCCAGGGTCTTCTACAAACCCCGCAAGGACCAAACCGCGGGTGATCATGCCCGGATGAATGCGTGTCTCGACCCGGCTGTCAACCGTTACTCTAAACTTGAGGAAGAGATCCAAGAGGAATTCCGCAAGACGCTCGTAGCGTACCGGAATCTCTATGCCTTCCTCGCGCAGGTGATCCCATTCCAAGACTCTGATCTTGAAAAACTATACTCCTACATCCGTTTCCTATTGACCAAGCTACCCAAGCGTCGTGGACCTGTCTACAGTTTCGACGACGAGGTGGCTCTCAAATACTACCGGCTTCAGAAGATCAGCGAGGGTTTGATCGACTTGAAACCCGGCAAAATAGAAACGGTCTCAGGTCCGACGTCCGTTGGCACAGGTGCTCCCCACGACGTGCAGATCGAGCTTTCCCGGCTGATCGACATCCTCAACGAACGGTTCGGCACCGAATTCAAGCCTGCAGACCAGCTTTTCATCGACTCCATCCGGGAAGACGCCGCGGCGAACACAAACCTTCGCCAAGCTGCGCTCGCCAACACTATGGAGAATTTCGGATACGTTTTTCTGGAAGCGCTTGAGGGCCTCTTCATCGACAGAATGGAACAGAATGAGGAGATAACCTCTAAGTATATGAACGAGGAGGAATTCCGGGATATCGTCAGCAAGTGGCTCCTCAAGCAAGTGTACGAGCAAGTCCGTTCAGACGAGGCACAAACGGCAGATTCGTCCGAATCCGCCGGAGCTAGTTTCTAG
- a CDS encoding DUF2779 domain-containing protein: MRIERVSKPATMGEKFRMEQGLEVGKRARELWPDGALVEKEDLQSAVENTAALMGNPATQAIFEATFMIDSYIAKADILDRTKDGWHLVEVKSSLNDKAEFIGDMAYTGMVVQRSGYGVSNVSLMLISKEFRLGMPNESLFVQVDHRGEVLEAIDGFGLCWEEIERITRQPEMPEPKLQFECRTCPLFKECLGKNVENPIFEIPRIRQAKFAGLVEQGIMSIEGIPRTFSLTENQSRVRACVQSKKPFVAPSLAGELGSVHWPAFYLDFETVLTAIPLYPDIAPYAQIPTQYSIHRCPKPGQVDEHFEYLASPQEDCRRELAERLIEHLKGEGSIIVYSNFEKTIIKSLIDVCPDLSQDLSSLIDRMVDLQAIIRRNFYHPDFHGSLSIKRVLPVLVSDLSYEALEIGDGDAAIATFAWLAHGKFDKKEAEAAKRNLLEYCKQDTLAMVKLHQRLIEYAAGSGL, from the coding sequence ATGAGGATTGAGCGCGTCTCAAAGCCTGCAACCATGGGAGAGAAGTTCCGAATGGAGCAGGGTCTCGAGGTCGGCAAGAGAGCCAGGGAGCTTTGGCCGGACGGAGCTCTAGTTGAAAAGGAAGACCTACAATCCGCAGTTGAGAACACCGCTGCGCTGATGGGTAACCCTGCTACTCAGGCGATTTTTGAAGCGACATTTATGATAGATTCGTACATAGCCAAAGCCGACATATTGGATCGGACGAAGGATGGGTGGCATCTTGTTGAGGTCAAGTCGAGCCTGAACGACAAGGCAGAATTCATCGGCGATATGGCCTATACTGGGATGGTTGTTCAGAGATCAGGGTACGGTGTCTCAAATGTGTCTCTAATGCTGATTTCGAAAGAGTTCCGCTTGGGTATGCCTAACGAGAGCCTATTCGTCCAGGTGGATCATAGAGGAGAAGTTCTTGAAGCCATTGATGGGTTCGGCCTTTGCTGGGAGGAGATCGAAAGGATTACCAGACAGCCAGAAATGCCAGAACCTAAACTCCAGTTTGAGTGCCGCACTTGCCCTCTGTTCAAGGAGTGTTTAGGTAAGAACGTGGAGAATCCCATATTCGAGATTCCCCGAATCAGGCAGGCCAAGTTTGCCGGACTGGTGGAGCAGGGGATCATGTCCATAGAGGGCATCCCGAGAACCTTTTCGCTCACAGAGAATCAGTCAAGAGTGAGGGCTTGTGTCCAGTCAAAGAAGCCCTTTGTCGCACCAAGCTTAGCCGGGGAGTTGGGATCTGTCCACTGGCCAGCCTTCTATTTGGACTTTGAGACAGTACTGACAGCAATACCTCTGTATCCAGATATCGCACCTTATGCGCAGATTCCGACGCAGTACTCCATCCATAGGTGCCCGAAGCCGGGTCAAGTTGACGAGCACTTCGAGTATCTAGCTTCCCCACAGGAGGACTGCAGAAGAGAGCTCGCAGAGAGACTAATTGAGCATCTCAAAGGAGAGGGAAGTATCATTGTTTATTCCAATTTCGAAAAGACTATCATTAAATCTCTCATTGATGTTTGCCCTGACCTCTCTCAAGATCTGAGTTCCTTGATTGACCGAATGGTTGATCTTCAAGCGATCATCAGAAGGAACTTCTACCACCCAGATTTCCACGGGAGCCTGTCGATAAAGAGGGTGCTCCCAGTCCTGGTGTCCGACCTGTCTTATGAAGCCCTGGAAATAGGCGATGGTGATGCAGCCATTGCGACTTTTGCGTGGCTGGCACACGGCAAGTTTGACAAGAAGGAGGCCGAAGCAGCGAAAAGGAATCTGCTGGAGTACTGTAAACAAGATACGCTGGCTATGGTTAAATTGCACCAGCGTTTGATCGAATATGCCGCAGGTTCGGGCCTGTGA